A window of the Bacillus sp. (in: firmicutes) genome harbors these coding sequences:
- the dnaA gene encoding chromosomal replication initiator protein DnaA, whose translation MENISDLWTRALEVIQTKLSKPSFETWLKATKAHSLQNDTLVITAPNDFARDWLESRYSNLIAETILDITGAELEIKFVIPQSQLDEELPFDDGAKKKKTEDHFEETTQSMLIPKYTFDTFVIGSGNRFAHAASLAVAEAPAKAYNPLFIYGGVGLGKTHLMHAIGHYVLEHNPNAKVVYLSSEKFTNEFINSIRDNKAIEFRNKYRKVDVLLIDDIQFLAGKESTQEEFFHTFNALHEESKQIVISSDRPPKEIPTLEDRLRSRFEWGLITDITPPDLETRIAILRKKAKAEGLDISNEVMIYIANQIDTNIRELEGALIRVVAYSSLINKDINADLAAEALKDIIPGTKTKVITIQEIQRVVGEFYHIKLDDFKAKKRTKSVAFPRQIAMYLSRELTDSSLPKIGEEFGGRDHTTVLHAHEKISKLIQTDAEFGRTIQEIEEKLKL comes from the coding sequence ATGGAAAATATTTCGGATTTATGGACCAGGGCATTAGAAGTGATCCAAACAAAACTAAGCAAACCAAGTTTCGAAACATGGTTGAAGGCGACAAAGGCCCACTCATTACAAAATGATACGTTAGTTATTACGGCACCAAATGATTTTGCACGTGACTGGCTTGAATCCCGCTATTCAAATCTAATTGCCGAAACAATTCTTGATATTACTGGGGCAGAGTTAGAAATAAAATTTGTTATACCTCAATCGCAACTTGATGAAGAGCTTCCATTTGATGATGGGGCAAAAAAGAAAAAAACAGAAGACCATTTTGAAGAAACAACTCAAAGCATGCTTATTCCTAAATATACATTTGATACATTTGTCATCGGTTCAGGGAATCGTTTCGCCCATGCAGCTTCCCTTGCAGTTGCGGAAGCACCAGCAAAAGCATATAATCCGCTCTTTATTTATGGGGGCGTCGGACTTGGAAAAACACATTTAATGCATGCCATTGGCCATTATGTGCTTGAGCATAACCCAAATGCAAAAGTGGTATACTTATCATCTGAAAAGTTTACAAATGAATTTATTAACTCTATTCGTGATAATAAAGCGATTGAATTCCGTAATAAATACCGAAAAGTAGATGTCCTGTTAATTGATGATATTCAATTTTTGGCTGGAAAAGAATCAACACAAGAAGAGTTTTTCCATACGTTTAATGCTTTACATGAAGAAAGCAAACAAATTGTCATTTCAAGTGACCGCCCACCTAAGGAAATCCCTACACTAGAGGATCGGCTGCGTTCAAGGTTCGAATGGGGGCTTATTACAGATATTACGCCGCCCGATTTAGAAACGAGAATTGCGATCTTACGTAAAAAAGCAAAAGCTGAAGGTCTCGATATTTCAAACGAAGTCATGATCTACATTGCCAATCAAATTGATACCAATATTCGTGAATTAGAAGGGGCGTTAATTCGCGTTGTAGCCTATTCTTCTTTAATCAATAAAGATATTAATGCAGATTTAGCTGCTGAAGCCCTAAAAGATATCATTCCAGGTACAAAGACGAAAGTGATTACAATTCAAGAAATTCAGCGCGTTGTTGGAGAATTCTATCACATAAAATTAGACGATTTTAAAGCGAAGAAAAGAACGAAATCAGTGGCATTCCCTAGGCAAATTGCCATGTATTTATCTAGAGAACTTACTGACTCTTCCCTGCCGAAAATTGGGGAGGAATTTGGCGGAAGGGACCATACAACTGTCCTCCATGCCCATGAGAAAATTTCTAAGCTCATCCAAACAGATGCGGAATTCGGGCGGACAATCCAAGAAATTGAAGAAAAGCTGAAATTATAA
- the dnaN gene encoding DNA polymerase III subunit beta, producing MQITIQQNKLVQAVNDVMKAVSSKTTIQILTGIKITTTEDGVTLTGSDSDISIESFIPAIEEGYQHVDIKKTGSIVLQAKYFSEIVKKLPKETVDIEVEDNFSTKIISGSAEFNLIGLDPEEYPQLPKVSDNHAFQIPIDLLKQMTRQTVFAVSNSETRPILTGVNWRIENNELICVATDSHRLAMRKAPIESGELADFSSVVIPGKSLNELNKILEDKNELIDIVITGNQILFKTKYLLFFSRLLEGNYPDTSRLIPTDFKTEVIIAAKDFLQAIDRASLLAREGKNNVVKLTTYENGSVQISTVLPEVGKVEEYVQSESLTGDELKISFSAKYMMDALKTLDSTDIRISFTSAMRPFLIRPIDNDSILQLILPIRTY from the coding sequence ATGCAAATTACGATTCAACAAAATAAGTTAGTACAAGCAGTTAATGATGTAATGAAAGCTGTATCATCGAAAACAACGATTCAAATTTTAACTGGAATAAAAATAACAACAACTGAAGATGGTGTAACATTAACAGGTAGTGATTCTGATATTTCAATTGAAAGCTTTATTCCAGCTATAGAAGAAGGTTATCAACATGTGGATATCAAAAAAACAGGCAGTATCGTCTTACAAGCTAAATATTTTAGTGAAATCGTAAAAAAACTACCGAAGGAAACGGTTGATATCGAGGTTGAAGATAATTTTTCTACGAAGATTATTTCTGGAAGTGCTGAATTTAACTTAATTGGACTTGATCCTGAGGAATATCCGCAGCTTCCTAAAGTTTCAGATAATCATGCTTTTCAAATACCAATTGATCTTCTTAAGCAAATGACAAGACAAACGGTATTTGCCGTATCCAATTCAGAGACGAGGCCTATTTTAACAGGAGTTAACTGGCGAATTGAAAATAATGAATTAATTTGTGTCGCAACAGATAGCCACCGCTTAGCGATGAGAAAAGCGCCAATTGAAAGTGGGGAATTAGCTGATTTTTCAAGCGTAGTCATTCCAGGAAAAAGCTTAAATGAACTAAATAAAATATTAGAAGATAAAAATGAGTTAATTGATATTGTTATAACGGGAAATCAAATTTTATTTAAAACAAAATATTTGTTATTCTTCTCAAGACTTTTAGAAGGAAATTATCCAGATACATCTAGGTTAATTCCGACAGATTTTAAGACCGAAGTCATTATTGCCGCTAAAGATTTCCTTCAGGCAATTGACCGGGCATCGCTACTTGCAAGGGAAGGAAAAAATAATGTTGTTAAGCTAACTACATATGAAAATGGGAGTGTTCAGATTTCCACGGTTTTACCTGAAGTTGGTAAGGTAGAAGAATATGTTCAGAGTGAATCTTTAACAGGAGATGAATTAAAAATCTCATTTAGTGCTAAATACATGATGGATGCTTTGAAGACCCTTGATAGTACAGATATAAGGATTAGTTTTACTAGTGCGATGCGCCCGTTTTTAATTCGCCCTATAGATAATGATTCGATTCTTCAACTGATCTTACCAATTAGAACATATTAA
- the yaaA gene encoding S4 domain-containing protein YaaA: MTNEVPISTETITLGQFLKLAGIIDTGGAVKWFLSEHEVFVNGQPENRRGKKLYHHDEVTVSGKGSYKVISSTVREV; the protein is encoded by the coding sequence ATGACAAACGAAGTTCCTATTTCAACGGAGACAATTACATTAGGCCAATTTTTAAAACTGGCAGGAATTATTGATACAGGTGGGGCGGTTAAATGGTTTTTAAGTGAACATGAAGTGTTTGTAAATGGCCAACCTGAAAATCGCCGTGGAAAAAAGCTATATCATCATGATGAAGTTACTGTAAGTGGCAAAGGGAGCTATAAAGTAATTTCCTCAACTGTTCGTGAAGTATGA
- the recF gene encoding DNA replication/repair protein RecF, translating to MFLSELVLTHYRNYNKIKLSFENKVNVILGENAQGKTNLLESIYVLAIAKSHRTSKDKELIKWDEEYAKIEGRVQKRLNALSLELIIANKGKKAKINSLEQKKLSGYIGSLNAVMFAPEDLNLVKGSPQVRRRFIDIEIGQVMPVYMHALNQYYHILQQRNHLLKQYNRDPMKNKVMLEILTTQLIDVAVKITQRRVHFLHLLQNWAEPIHYSISRGLETLKIQYKPSIDVSEGMDLSKMVEVYYEKFAKLKDKEIDRGITLAGPHRDDMQFFVNDKDVQVYGSQGQQRTTALSIKLAEIELIKAEVGEYPILLLDDVLSELDDYRQSHLLNTIQDKVQTFVTTTSVEGIDHETLKRAAKFHVTAGMIEKSD from the coding sequence TTGTTTTTATCTGAACTTGTATTAACACATTACCGAAATTATAACAAAATTAAGCTTTCTTTTGAAAATAAAGTAAATGTGATCCTTGGAGAAAATGCGCAAGGGAAAACAAATTTATTGGAAAGTATTTATGTTTTGGCGATTGCTAAATCACACCGAACATCTAAAGATAAAGAATTAATCAAATGGGATGAAGAATATGCTAAAATAGAAGGAAGAGTCCAAAAAAGACTAAATGCCCTCTCTCTTGAGTTAATTATTGCTAATAAGGGTAAAAAAGCAAAAATCAATTCATTGGAACAAAAAAAGTTAAGCGGTTATATTGGTTCACTGAATGCTGTGATGTTTGCACCTGAGGATTTAAATCTTGTCAAAGGTAGTCCTCAGGTTCGTCGACGTTTTATAGATATTGAGATCGGGCAAGTGATGCCTGTTTATATGCATGCCCTTAACCAGTATTACCATATTTTACAGCAGCGAAATCATTTATTAAAACAGTACAATCGCGACCCTATGAAAAATAAAGTGATGTTAGAAATATTAACGACCCAGCTTATTGATGTTGCGGTAAAAATTACGCAGAGAAGAGTTCATTTCTTGCATTTATTGCAAAACTGGGCTGAACCGATTCATTACAGCATCTCAAGAGGCTTGGAAACGTTGAAAATCCAGTATAAACCATCGATTGATGTATCAGAGGGTATGGATTTGTCAAAAATGGTAGAAGTATACTACGAAAAATTCGCCAAGCTTAAAGATAAGGAAATTGATAGGGGGATTACATTAGCTGGCCCACATCGTGATGACATGCAGTTTTTTGTGAATGATAAAGATGTTCAAGTTTACGGTTCACAAGGACAGCAGCGGACGACAGCGTTATCCATTAAACTAGCTGAAATTGAATTAATAAAAGCAGAGGTTGGAGAATATCCGATTCTTCTTTTAGATGATGTACTCTCAGAGCTTGATGACTATAGACAATCGCACTTACTTAACACCATTCAAGATAAAGTTCAAACATTTGTAACAACGACAAGTGTGGAAGGAATAGATCATGAAACATTAAAAAGAGCTGCCAAATTTCATGTAACAGCCGGTATGATTGAAAAGTCCGATTAA
- a CDS encoding DUF370 domain-containing protein: protein MFIHLGENIVIQMKEIIAIVNKDLVKESAMLSEFVEVNMKKNNIVTISNGTVKSIVITESKVYFSPLSTVSLKKRSQYASELETKNE from the coding sequence ATGTTTATCCATTTAGGTGAAAATATTGTAATCCAAATGAAAGAGATTATTGCGATTGTTAACAAGGATTTAGTAAAAGAATCAGCGATGCTCAGTGAGTTTGTTGAAGTCAATATGAAAAAAAATAATATTGTTACTATTTCAAATGGAACGGTTAAATCCATTGTAATTACTGAAAGTAAAGTATATTTTTCACCATTATCGACCGTTAGTTTAAAAAAACGTTCACAATATGCTTCAGAATTAGAAACGAAGAACGAATAA
- the gyrB gene encoding DNA topoisomerase (ATP-hydrolyzing) subunit B produces MEENQTITEQNYDANQIQVLEGLEAVRKRPGMYIGSTSGRGLHHLVWEIVDNSIDEALAGYCSEIKVMIENDNSITVEDNGRGIPVGIQEKMGRPAVEVIMTVLHAGGKFGGGGYKVSGGLHGVGASVVNALSTELEVFVHLDGKIHYIKFERGTVVQELSVIGETDRTGTIVHFSPDPEIFEETTVYEYDILATRLRELAFLNRGLHITIEDKRPEGKTQSWCYEGGIISYVEHLNRSREVIHEEPVYVMGEKDGITAEVALQYNDSYVSNIYSFANNIHTYEGGTHEVGFKTALTRVINDYARKSGIFKENDQNLIGDDVREGLTTIISIKHPNPQFEGQTKTKLGNSEVRAIVDAIFSEQLDKFLMENPSVGKKIVEKGIMASRARIAAKKARELTRRKGALEISSLPGKLADCSSKDASISELYIVEGDSAGGSAKSGRDRHFQAILPLRGKILNVEKARLDRILSNNEIRTIITALGTGIGEDFDITKARYHKVVIMTDADVDGAHIRTLILTFFYRFMRPIIENGYIYIAQPPLYKVQQGKKIEYAYNDRELEKILAELPDNPKPGIQRYKGLGEMNPEQLWETTMDPEVRTLLQVQLKDAMEADEIFEILMGDHVEPRREFIQENARYVKNLDV; encoded by the coding sequence ATGGAAGAAAATCAAACAATCACAGAACAGAATTATGATGCAAACCAAATACAAGTTCTAGAGGGATTAGAAGCGGTAAGAAAACGTCCAGGAATGTATATTGGGTCTACTAGTGGAAGAGGTCTGCATCACCTTGTTTGGGAAATCGTTGATAATAGTATTGATGAGGCATTAGCAGGCTATTGTTCAGAAATTAAGGTTATGATTGAAAACGATAATAGTATTACTGTCGAAGACAATGGACGTGGTATTCCCGTTGGTATTCAAGAGAAAATGGGGAGACCGGCCGTAGAGGTTATTATGACTGTCCTCCATGCTGGCGGTAAATTTGGCGGTGGTGGCTATAAAGTCTCCGGTGGTCTACATGGTGTTGGTGCATCAGTTGTTAACGCCTTATCAACTGAGTTAGAAGTATTTGTTCATCTTGATGGTAAAATTCATTATATTAAATTTGAAAGAGGCACTGTTGTTCAAGAGTTGTCTGTCATTGGTGAAACAGATCGAACAGGGACAATTGTCCATTTTAGTCCAGACCCTGAAATTTTCGAAGAAACAACTGTATACGAGTATGATATATTAGCTACTCGCCTTCGTGAATTAGCATTTTTAAATCGCGGTCTTCATATCACGATTGAAGATAAACGACCAGAAGGAAAAACACAAAGCTGGTGTTATGAAGGCGGTATTATCTCTTATGTCGAACATTTAAACCGTTCCCGTGAGGTTATTCATGAAGAACCGGTCTATGTTATGGGCGAGAAGGATGGAATTACGGCTGAAGTTGCCCTTCAGTACAATGATAGCTATGTTAGTAATATATATTCTTTCGCAAATAATATTCATACATACGAAGGTGGTACGCATGAAGTAGGTTTTAAAACAGCTTTAACACGGGTCATTAATGATTATGCGCGAAAAAGTGGTATTTTTAAAGAAAATGATCAGAATTTAATCGGTGATGATGTTCGTGAAGGGTTAACAACGATTATTTCCATAAAACATCCAAATCCTCAATTTGAAGGACAAACGAAAACGAAGCTTGGTAACAGTGAAGTAAGAGCTATTGTCGATGCGATTTTCTCAGAACAATTAGATAAATTTTTAATGGAAAATCCTTCAGTAGGTAAAAAGATTGTTGAAAAAGGAATAATGGCTTCACGGGCGAGAATTGCTGCTAAAAAGGCAAGAGAGCTTACACGCCGTAAAGGGGCCTTAGAAATTTCTAGCCTACCTGGAAAGCTAGCTGATTGTTCATCAAAAGATGCATCTATTAGTGAATTATATATTGTTGAGGGTGATTCTGCGGGTGGTTCAGCTAAGTCAGGAAGGGATCGTCATTTTCAAGCGATACTCCCACTACGTGGTAAAATTCTTAACGTAGAGAAGGCGCGTTTGGATAGAATTTTATCTAATAATGAAATTCGGACGATTATTACAGCACTTGGAACTGGTATTGGTGAAGATTTTGATATTACAAAAGCGAGATATCATAAAGTTGTTATTATGACAGATGCCGATGTAGACGGGGCTCATATTCGAACACTCATTTTAACATTTTTCTACCGCTTTATGAGACCGATTATTGAAAATGGTTATATTTATATAGCTCAGCCGCCTTTATATAAAGTACAGCAAGGTAAAAAGATTGAGTATGCCTATAATGATCGTGAATTAGAAAAAATATTAGCAGAATTACCTGATAATCCGAAACCAGGTATTCAACGCTATAAAGGTCTTGGTGAGATGAATCCAGAGCAGTTATGGGAAACTACAATGGATCCAGAAGTACGAACATTGCTTCAAGTTCAGCTTAAAGATGCTATGGAGGCAGATGAAATATTTGAAATTTTGATGGGGGATCATGTAGAACCTAGGCGTGAATTTATTCAAGAAAATGCCCGTTATGTTAAAAATCTAGATGTATAG
- the gyrA gene encoding DNA gyrase subunit A: MQEERQSIQEINLSTEMKSSFLDYAMSVIVSRALPDVRDGLKPVHRRILYAMNELGNTADKAHKKSARIVGDVIGKYHPHGDSAVYEAMVRMAQDFNFRYMLVDGHGNFGSVDGDPAAAMRYTEARMSKIAMEMIRDINKDTIDYQDNYDGSEREPVVMPARFPNLLVNGASGIAVGMATNIPPHQLGEVIDGVLAVSRDREITVAELMEIIPGPDFPTAGQILGRSGIRRAYETGKGSITLRANSFIEEKANGRQAIIIDEIPYQVNKARLIERIAELVHEKKIEGISDLRDESDRNGMRIVIEVKRDANANVLLNNLYKQTALQTSFGINMLALVDGHPKVLNLKQMLSHYLDHQIVIIRRRTEFELRKAEARAHILEGLRIALDHIDEIISLIRSSQTTDIARQGLMERFNLSEKQAQAILDMRLQRLTGLEREKIEEEYQELIKLIAELKAILADEEKVLDIIREELTEIKERFNDKRRTEIISGSFGDIEDEDLIPEQSIVISLTHGGYIKRLPAATYRSQRRGGRGVQGMGTNEDDFVEHLLSTSTHNTILFFSNKGKVYRLKGYEIPEFGRTAKGIPIINLLEIEKDESIHAVIPVEEFLDDWYLFFATKHGVVKRSPLSSFANIRRGGLIALHLREGDEVISVGLTDGHKEIMIGTMNGMLIRFNETDVRSMSRLATGVRGINLNEDDYVIGMEIIEGKEDVLVVTRNGYGKRTPLSEYRMQSRGGKGIKTCNITEKNGPLSAVKAVTGEEDLMLITESGIVIRMAVDTISITGRNTQGVKLMRLDDHEVVSTVAKVEREEEEDENQLDEVEVGQEETGEDTPKSEQEE, from the coding sequence ATGCAGGAAGAACGTCAATCAATTCAAGAAATTAATTTAAGCACCGAAATGAAGTCATCCTTTTTAGATTACGCCATGAGTGTTATTGTTTCTCGTGCTTTACCAGATGTAAGGGATGGTTTAAAGCCAGTGCATCGAAGAATTTTGTATGCGATGAATGAATTAGGTAATACAGCAGATAAAGCGCATAAAAAATCTGCCCGTATTGTTGGTGATGTAATTGGTAAGTATCATCCACACGGTGATTCTGCGGTTTATGAAGCAATGGTGCGGATGGCTCAGGATTTTAACTTTCGCTATATGTTAGTCGATGGCCATGGAAACTTTGGATCGGTAGACGGCGACCCAGCAGCAGCGATGCGTTATACTGAGGCGCGAATGTCGAAGATTGCAATGGAAATGATCCGTGATATAAATAAAGATACGATTGACTATCAAGACAACTATGATGGTTCAGAAAGAGAACCAGTTGTAATGCCCGCAAGATTTCCTAACCTTTTAGTGAACGGTGCTTCAGGGATTGCGGTAGGGATGGCAACTAATATTCCGCCGCATCAATTAGGTGAAGTAATTGATGGAGTTTTAGCTGTTAGTCGAGATCGTGAGATTACAGTTGCAGAACTAATGGAAATAATCCCAGGCCCTGATTTTCCAACAGCTGGGCAAATCTTGGGGCGAAGCGGGATTCGCCGTGCCTATGAAACTGGGAAAGGTTCAATCACGCTTCGAGCTAATTCATTTATTGAAGAAAAAGCGAATGGAAGACAAGCGATAATTATTGATGAAATCCCGTATCAAGTAAACAAAGCAAGGCTCATTGAGAGAATTGCTGAGCTTGTCCACGAGAAGAAAATCGAGGGCATTTCCGACCTTCGTGATGAATCAGACCGCAATGGTATGCGAATTGTCATTGAAGTTAAGCGTGATGCTAATGCCAATGTTCTTTTAAATAATTTATATAAACAAACGGCATTGCAGACAAGTTTCGGAATTAACATGCTTGCACTTGTTGATGGTCATCCAAAGGTATTGAATTTAAAACAAATGTTAAGTCATTATCTTGACCATCAAATTGTGATTATTCGCCGTAGAACAGAGTTTGAGCTTCGGAAAGCGGAAGCGCGCGCCCATATTTTAGAAGGTCTCAGAATAGCCCTTGACCATATAGATGAAATTATTTCCTTAATTCGCAGCTCACAAACAACGGATATTGCGAGACAAGGGTTAATGGAGCGTTTCAATTTAAGCGAAAAGCAAGCACAAGCTATTTTAGATATGCGCTTACAGCGTCTAACTGGATTAGAGCGTGAAAAGATTGAGGAAGAATATCAAGAGCTTATTAAGCTTATTGCTGAATTAAAAGCAATATTAGCAGATGAGGAAAAAGTGCTTGATATTATTCGTGAAGAATTAACGGAAATAAAAGAGAGATTTAATGATAAGCGCCGTACTGAAATTATTTCTGGTAGCTTTGGCGATATTGAAGATGAAGATTTAATTCCCGAGCAAAGCATTGTTATATCGTTAACCCATGGAGGCTATATTAAGCGTTTGCCAGCTGCTACTTATAGAAGCCAACGCAGAGGTGGACGAGGTGTTCAAGGAATGGGAACAAATGAAGATGATTTTGTTGAACATTTGCTATCTACTTCTACTCACAATACAATTTTGTTTTTTAGTAATAAAGGCAAGGTATACCGCCTTAAAGGTTATGAGATTCCAGAATTTGGACGGACAGCTAAAGGGATTCCGATCATTAATTTATTAGAAATTGAAAAAGATGAATCGATACATGCCGTCATCCCAGTCGAAGAGTTTTTGGATGATTGGTACTTATTTTTTGCGACGAAACATGGTGTTGTCAAACGTTCACCGCTATCTTCTTTTGCAAATATTCGTAGGGGTGGACTTATTGCTTTACACCTTCGCGAAGGTGATGAAGTAATATCTGTTGGCCTTACAGATGGCCATAAAGAGATTATGATTGGTACGATGAATGGAATGTTAATTCGTTTTAATGAGACGGATGTTCGTTCAATGAGCCGATTAGCTACTGGTGTAAGGGGTATTAATCTTAATGAGGATGACTATGTAATTGGCATGGAAATTATTGAAGGAAAAGAAGATGTCCTCGTCGTAACTCGTAATGGATACGGCAAACGTACGCCTTTATCTGAATACCGTATGCAAAGCCGCGGCGGAAAAGGGATAAAAACTTGTAATATAACTGAGAAAAATGGCCCGTTGTCAGCTGTTAAAGCTGTAACTGGTGAAGAAGATTTAATGTTAATTACGGAAAGCGGTATTGTGATTCGTATGGCTGTTGATACAATTTCGATTACTGGCCGGAATACACAAGGTGTTAAATTAATGAGACTTGATGACCATGAAGTTGTTTCAACAGTAGCAAAGGTTGAGCGGGAAGAAGAAGAGGATGAAAATCAATTAGATGAAGTAGAGGTAGGTCAGGAGGAAACTGGAGAGGATACTCCGAAATCTGAACAAGAAGAATAA
- a CDS encoding HD-GYP domain-containing protein: MRVNPNQVTEGCMVSEDVFSLTQIPIVPKNTVLTSKNLEFIKAFLIQDIQIESTLVTGEPFKPSQVIQEEVVQKKVEAAQQGLVELYLKAVQGYKKLFLGWQSGIAVDMPSVRGIVVPVIEKALETPREIFSLHHYCIAEDYLYHHAITVAALSALLAKNLNFTKGDCIQIGLAGAMIDCGMAKIPPKIFNKKGYLTREEYDEVKKHPIYSYILLKDIKFLKEEVKKAVYQHHERIDGSGYPNGVNSDYIYPYERIISVADVYHAMTSERNYHSKQSPFKVLESILQDQFGKFDVRVVQALTTIMTNFSSGTKVRLSNSETGEIVFIEQKYPTRPMVRLDATGEIIQLIKHRDLYIEEIL; the protein is encoded by the coding sequence ATGAGAGTCAATCCGAATCAAGTAACAGAGGGATGTATGGTATCAGAAGATGTCTTTTCGCTTACGCAAATACCGATTGTTCCTAAAAATACTGTATTAACGAGTAAAAATTTGGAGTTTATTAAGGCCTTTTTAATCCAAGATATACAAATTGAATCTACCCTAGTAACTGGAGAACCATTCAAGCCTAGTCAAGTTATTCAGGAAGAGGTTGTGCAGAAGAAAGTAGAAGCTGCTCAACAAGGATTAGTAGAGCTTTATTTAAAGGCTGTGCAAGGGTATAAAAAGCTTTTTTTAGGGTGGCAATCAGGTATAGCAGTTGATATGCCATCTGTTAGGGGCATCGTCGTCCCTGTTATTGAAAAGGCATTAGAAACACCGAGAGAAATATTCTCACTTCACCATTATTGTATTGCTGAAGATTATTTATATCATCACGCGATAACTGTTGCGGCTTTATCAGCCTTGTTAGCTAAAAATCTGAATTTTACTAAAGGTGATTGTATACAAATTGGCTTAGCAGGAGCCATGATTGATTGTGGGATGGCGAAAATTCCACCAAAAATTTTTAATAAAAAAGGCTATTTGACTAGGGAAGAATATGATGAAGTGAAAAAACATCCTATTTATAGCTATATTCTTCTTAAAGATATTAAGTTTCTTAAAGAAGAAGTGAAAAAAGCAGTATATCAGCATCATGAAAGAATTGATGGCAGCGGCTATCCAAATGGTGTAAATTCCGATTATATCTACCCTTATGAAAGAATCATATCTGTCGCAGATGTGTATCATGCGATGACATCAGAAAGAAATTACCATAGTAAACAGTCACCATTTAAAGTATTGGAATCTATTTTACAGGATCAATTTGGAAAATTTGATGTGAGGGTTGTTCAAGCATTAACAACGATTATGACTAATTTTTCTTCTGGTACGAAAGTTCGCTTGTCAAATAGTGAGACCGGGGAAATTGTCTTTATTGAGCAAAAGTACCCGACAAGACCAATGGTTAGATTAGATGCCACTGGGGAAATCATCCAACTCATTAAACATCGCGATCTTTATATTGAAGAAATATTATAA